A single window of Eleginops maclovinus isolate JMC-PN-2008 ecotype Puerto Natales chromosome 19, JC_Emac_rtc_rv5, whole genome shotgun sequence DNA harbors:
- the LOC134880958 gene encoding alcohol dehydrogenase 1-like isoform X1 has product MATAGKVITCKAAVAWEPNKPLLMEEIEVAPPQANEVRIKIVATGVCLTDLYHLFESMPKDGFPVFLGHEGAGIVESVGPGVTEFQPGDKVIPLFISQCRECRFCKSPKTNQCEKGCALESCVRGWGVSMIVGSTDLYDVAARPLQLIAGRTWKGSLFGGFKSKDGVPQMVKAYLDKKVKVDEFITHNMTLEQVNDAIELMKQGKCIRTVLNILPH; this is encoded by the exons ATGGCTACAGCTGGTAAG GTCATAACGTGCAAGGCAGCAGTGGCCTGGGAGCCCAACAAGCCTTTGCTGATGGAGGAGATTGAAGTAGCCCCACCCCAGGCCAACGAGGTCCGCATCAAG ATTGTGGCAACAGGTGTGTGCCTCACCGACCTGTACCATCTGTTTGAGAGTATGCCGAAAGATGGCTTCCCAGTATTCCTTGGCCATGAGGGAGCTGGCATCGTAGAGAGCGTTGGCCCTGGAGTCACTGAATTTCAACCAG GAGACAAGGTcattcctctcttcatctcccaGTGTAGAGAATGTCGCTTCTGTAAGAGTCCTAAAACCAACCAGTGTGAGAAAGGATG TGCCTTGGAGTCTTGTGTGAGAGGTTGGGGTGTCAGCATGATTGTTGGCTCTACAGACTTGTACGACGTTGCTGCCCGGCCCCTTCAGCTCATCGCTGGACGGACATGGAAGGGCTCCCTGTTTGGAG GATTTAAGAGTAAGGATGGCGTGCCTCAGATGGTTAAAGCCTACCTGGACAAGAAGGTGAAGGTAGATGAGTTCATCACCCACAACATGACCTTGGAGCAGGTCAATGATGCCATTGAACTGATGAAGCAAGGCAAATG CATCCGGACAGTCCTGAATATCTTGCCACATTAA
- the LOC134880958 gene encoding alcohol dehydrogenase 1-like isoform X2 — MATVWQMYSKYSPPVTSRHWHFKICMNRADNHFVPDSIHATDWFKTEGGVYLFRPYPTFVCLFFDSVRPWITCLSRSALESCVRGWGVSMIVGSTDLYDVAARPLQLIAGRTWKGSLFGGFKSKDGVPQMVKAYLDKKVKVDEFITHNMTLEQVNDAIELMKQGKCIRTVLNILPH, encoded by the exons ATGGCGACTGTATGGCAAATGTATTCAAAGTACTCTCCACCAGTCACCAGCAGGCATTGGCACTTTAAAATTTGCATGAACCGAGCCGACAATCACTTTGTGCCTGACTCAATACATGCAACTGACTGGTTCAAAACTGAAGGGGGTGTCTACTTGTTTAGACCCTACCCTACGTTTGTCTGCTTGTTTTTTGACAGCGTTAGACCATGGATCACTTGCTTATCG CGCAGTGCCTTGGAGTCTTGTGTGAGAGGTTGGGGTGTCAGCATGATTGTTGGCTCTACAGACTTGTACGACGTTGCTGCCCGGCCCCTTCAGCTCATCGCTGGACGGACATGGAAGGGCTCCCTGTTTGGAG GATTTAAGAGTAAGGATGGCGTGCCTCAGATGGTTAAAGCCTACCTGGACAAGAAGGTGAAGGTAGATGAGTTCATCACCCACAACATGACCTTGGAGCAGGTCAATGATGCCATTGAACTGATGAAGCAAGGCAAATG CATCCGGACAGTCCTGAATATCTTGCCACATTAA
- the LOC134880957 gene encoding alcohol dehydrogenase 1 gives MATAGKVIKCKAAVAWEPNKPLVMEEIEVAPPKAGEVRIKIVATGVCHTDLYHLFESMHKDGFPAVLGHEGAGIVESVGPGVTEFKTGDKVIPLFISQCRECRFCKSPKTNQCEKGWAAERYDVMSLEDSRFTCKGKKVLQFMGTSTFSEYTVVNQMAVAKIDPAAPLDKVCLLGCGVCTGYGAAVNTAKVEPGSTCAVFGLGAVGLAAVMGCKAAGAKRIIAVDINPEKYEKAKVFGATDFVNPKDHSKPISQVLSEMTDGGVDFSLECVGNVAVMRNALESCVKGWGVSVLVGWTDLYDIAARPLQLIAGRTWKGSLFGGFKSKDGVPQMVKGYLDKKVKLDEFITHNMTLAQVNDAIDLMKQGKCIRTVLSVSPQ, from the exons ATGGCTACAGCTGGTAAG GTAATCAAGTGCAAGGCAGCAGTGGCCTGGGAGCCCAACAAGCCCTTGGTGATGGAGGAGATTGAAGTAGCCCCACCCAAGGCCGGTGAGGTCCGCATCAAG ATTGTTGCAACAGGTGTGTGCCACACCGACCTGTACCATCTGTTTGAGAGTATGCACAAAGATGGCTTCCCAGCAGTCCTCGGCCATGAGGGAGCTGGCATCGTAGAGAGCGTCGGGCCTGGGGTCACTGAATTTAAAACAG GAGACAAGGTCATTCCTCTCTTCATTTCCCAGTGTAGAGAATGTCGCTTCTGTAAGAGTCCCAAAACCAACCAGTGTGAGAAAGGATG GGCTGCTGAACGTTATGATGTGATGTCACTAGAAGACTCCAGGTTTACCTGCAAGGGGAAGAAGGTGCTGCAGTTCATGGGGACCAGTACTTTCTCTGAGTACACTGTGGTTAACCAGATGGCTGTGGCTAAGATCGACCCTGCTGCCCCTCTGGACAAAGTCTGTCTCCTTGGCTGTGGGGTCTGCACAGGATATGGAGCAGCAGTTAATACTGCTAAG gtGGAACCAGGCTCCACATGTGCTGTGTTTGGTCTGGGAGCCGTGGGTTTGGCTGCAGTCATGGGCTGCAAGGCTGCAGGAGCCAAGAGGATCATCGCTGTTGACATCAATCCAGAGAAGTATGAGAAGGCCAAAGTGTTCGGGGCGACCGACTTTGTGAACCCCAAGGATCACAGTAAACCCATCAGCCAAGTTCTGTCTGAGATGACTGACGGAGGAGTGGACTTCTCCCTGGAATGTGTCGGGAATGTGGCAGTCATG CGCAATGCCTTGGAGTCTTGTGTGAAAGGCTGGGGTGTCAGCGTCCTGGTTGGCTGGACGGACTTGTACGATATTGCTGCCCGACCCCTTCAGCTCATCGCTGGACGCACATGGAAGGGCTCCCTGTTTGGAG GATTTAAGAGTAAGGATGGTGTGCCTCAGATGGTTAAAGGCTACCTGGACAAGAAGGTGAAGCTGGATGAGTTCATCACCCACAACATGACCCTGGCCCAGGTCAATGATGCAATTGATCTGATGAAGCAAGGCAAATG CATCCGGACAGTCCTGAGTGTCTCTCCACAATAA